From the Marinomonas sp. THO17 genome, one window contains:
- a CDS encoding type II toxin-antitoxin system prevent-host-death family antitoxin translates to MRIVSFTEARNGLKSVLDDVVNDADTTVITRRDAEDAVVMSLEYYNSLMETVHLLRSPANAEHLNRSIAQYKAGQTTPRDLIDE, encoded by the coding sequence ATGAGAATCGTATCTTTTACAGAAGCTCGTAATGGTTTGAAAAGTGTCTTAGATGATGTGGTTAATGATGCCGACACAACCGTTATTACCCGCCGAGATGCCGAAGATGCTGTGGTTATGTCTTTAGAGTATTACAACAGTTTAATGGAAACTGTTCATTTGCTGCGTTCTCCAGCAAATGCTGAGCATTTGAATCGTTCAATTGCTCAGTACAAAGCCGGTCAAACAACACCAAGAGATTTAATCGATGAATAG
- a CDS encoding GNAT family N-acetyltransferase yields the protein MKKIDVVQADYLNPQHAKDIPYLLNEYACDPMGGAHPLSPETAKHLVSALSKRPHAFSVLIYVDGLPAALANCFEGFSTFACKPLINIHDLCVIKDYRGLGLSQLLLEKIESIAIDLGCCKVTLEVLSNNHVAKAAYEKFGFHAYELDPSAGRAVLWQKKLA from the coding sequence TTGAAAAAGATAGATGTAGTACAAGCCGATTATTTAAACCCGCAACACGCCAAAGACATACCGTATTTATTGAACGAGTACGCTTGTGATCCAATGGGTGGCGCTCATCCGCTTTCTCCTGAGACGGCAAAGCATCTTGTCTCCGCCTTGTCCAAACGCCCTCATGCTTTTAGTGTGCTCATCTATGTTGATGGGTTGCCAGCCGCATTAGCGAATTGTTTTGAGGGCTTTTCCACCTTTGCTTGTAAACCTTTGATTAACATTCATGATTTGTGTGTGATTAAGGACTATCGAGGTTTGGGATTGAGTCAACTCTTGTTAGAAAAAATTGAGTCTATAGCCATCGACTTAGGCTGTTGCAAGGTAACACTGGAAGTATTGAGCAATAACCATGTTGCGAAAGCGGCTTATGAAAAGTTTGGTTTTCATGCCTATGAGTTAGATCCAAGTGCTGGAAGGGCCGTTCTTTGGCAGAAAAAACTCGCTTGA
- a CDS encoding EAL domain-containing protein, with product MLLQSAERKELTQYSKLILANTQLRKDSIDKILSIPINKEDLCREKDLAFLRDFLWTHKYLKDVGRVIDNSILCTAGRGNLNPPVVLPAATQTFANGYQHWRGLNTLFNGHVHVNLLRNNHTIAFVAPNSYAKNLFKTPYSDFAVTNLEGEYVFEVLSELSETELMAKIRNASIKQLAVSDCIEASDICSWAYKERSGLWLQNTAYLGFLTVISLLLGIALFGVIFLQYNKYSSMPSRLKRAIRDGDLYLVYQPKFQLHEKRLVGIEALARWEDRKYGVVSPDTFISLAQEHQMMSSLSYLVVGKAIAEFSHLLPLFPNLQLSINLVMRDLNDEKLLSFIDDKCQEYALPADQLTFEITEDSAVGFEHVSHSVEGYLAKGYKISLDDFGTGYANLSWLNAINASEIKIDKEFTQSIGLSNTNETMLHAIFKLIQDLPATIVFEGIETQEQEDYIKTHVNNPLGQGWLYCKPLPLEDIRQFLHQVGMDKNS from the coding sequence TTGTTGCTACAAAGTGCTGAGCGAAAAGAGCTGACTCAATATTCGAAACTCATTTTGGCGAATACCCAGCTTAGAAAAGACAGTATTGATAAAATTTTGTCCATTCCGATAAATAAAGAAGACCTTTGTCGTGAGAAAGATTTGGCTTTTTTGCGTGATTTTTTATGGACTCATAAGTACTTAAAAGACGTTGGACGAGTTATTGATAATAGCATCCTATGTACCGCTGGACGGGGCAATCTAAACCCTCCTGTTGTGTTACCTGCAGCGACCCAAACGTTTGCGAATGGCTATCAGCATTGGCGCGGATTGAACACCCTGTTTAATGGCCATGTGCATGTCAATTTATTAAGGAATAATCATACGATTGCATTTGTTGCCCCCAATTCTTACGCTAAAAATTTGTTCAAAACACCTTACAGTGATTTTGCTGTGACCAATTTAGAGGGGGAATATGTATTTGAGGTGCTGAGTGAATTAAGTGAGACAGAATTAATGGCGAAAATTCGCAATGCGTCGATTAAGCAACTTGCCGTGAGCGATTGTATAGAAGCGAGCGATATCTGCAGTTGGGCCTACAAAGAACGAAGTGGATTGTGGTTACAAAACACGGCTTATCTTGGTTTTCTGACCGTGATATCTCTTTTGTTGGGTATTGCCTTATTTGGCGTGATATTTCTTCAGTATAACAAATACAGCTCAATGCCAAGCCGATTAAAAAGAGCCATACGCGATGGCGACTTGTATTTGGTATATCAACCTAAGTTTCAATTGCATGAAAAAAGGCTAGTGGGTATTGAAGCGTTAGCACGCTGGGAAGACCGAAAATATGGCGTGGTTTCTCCAGATACCTTTATTTCATTAGCACAAGAACATCAAATGATGTCCAGCTTAAGCTATTTGGTTGTCGGTAAGGCGATTGCGGAGTTTAGCCATTTATTGCCCCTTTTTCCTAACCTTCAGCTCAGTATCAATCTTGTCATGAGGGATTTAAACGATGAAAAGCTACTGTCTTTCATTGATGACAAGTGTCAGGAATATGCATTACCAGCAGACCAGCTTACCTTTGAAATCACGGAAGACTCTGCGGTCGGTTTTGAGCATGTTAGTCATTCGGTGGAAGGATATTTGGCGAAGGGCTACAAAATTTCCTTAGATGATTTTGGTACAGGCTATGCCAACTTATCTTGGCTCAATGCCATTAATGCCTCAGAAATTAAAATTGATAAGGAGTTCACTCAGTCCATTGGCTTAAGCAATACTAATGAGACCATGTTGCATGCTATTTTCAAATTAATTCAAGACCTGCCAGCCACTATTGTCTTTGAAGGCATAGAAACTCAAGAACAGGAAGACTATATTAAAACACATGTTAACAATCCGTTGGGACAAGGGTGGTTATATTGCAAACCCTTGCCATTGGAGGACATTAGACAGTTTCTGCATCAGGTTGGAATGGATAAAAATTCATAA
- a CDS encoding Txe/YoeB family addiction module toxin, with product MNSRLLSWTDEAWNDYVYWQTQDKKTLKRINKLITDVKRSPFEGMGKPEPLKENLAGFWSRRIDDTNRLVYVVDDQAITVLSCRYHY from the coding sequence ATGAATAGTCGTTTACTGTCATGGACTGACGAGGCTTGGAACGATTATGTGTATTGGCAAACACAAGATAAGAAAACATTAAAACGGATTAATAAATTAATCACAGATGTTAAACGTTCTCCTTTTGAGGGTATGGGGAAACCTGAACCTCTAAAGGAGAACTTAGCTGGCTTCTGGTCACGGCGAATTGACGATACAAATCGCTTGGTTTATGTCGTTGACGATCAAGCAATAACCGTCCTGTCATGTCGTTATCATTACTAG
- a CDS encoding DUF1801 domain-containing protein produces the protein MQYDVNTPSEYMKSLDLDWRKEKLQELREMILQQDSAIQEAINYKMLCFKLNDSVLFHLNAQRGYVSLYCGNTKKIDPEGSLLAGLSIGKGCIRFSKTKDISKTRIEDFIKRAVSLLKEGKDITC, from the coding sequence ATGCAATACGATGTTAATACCCCTTCAGAGTATATGAAATCACTGGATCTAGACTGGAGAAAGGAGAAGCTACAAGAATTGAGGGAAATGATTCTCCAACAAGACTCAGCGATTCAGGAAGCCATTAATTACAAGATGCTTTGTTTCAAATTAAACGACTCTGTGCTGTTTCATCTGAATGCACAGAGAGGTTATGTGAGCTTGTATTGTGGCAATACAAAAAAGATTGACCCTGAAGGGAGTCTGTTAGCGGGGTTAAGTATTGGAAAAGGTTGCATCCGGTTTAGTAAAACAAAAGATATTTCCAAAACCCGTATTGAGGATTTTATTAAGCGGGCGGTTTCCTTACTAAAAGAAGGGAAAGATATAACTTGTTGA
- a CDS encoding cupin domain-containing protein, which translates to MIKSPANPVAVPTVQLENERAIVTEWRFAPGAETTLHTHEYDYIVVPQTTGRLTIETEDGRFYSDLTTGVSYSRGKGVKHNVINENSFEFVFVEIELK; encoded by the coding sequence GTTGCCGTACCTACTGTACAATTGGAAAATGAACGCGCTATTGTCACCGAATGGCGTTTTGCGCCTGGGGCTGAAACCACTCTTCATACTCATGAATATGATTATATTGTGGTGCCACAAACCACGGGAAGGCTCACCATTGAAACGGAAGATGGACGATTTTATTCAGATTTAACGACAGGTGTTTCCTACTCAAGAGGAAAGGGGGTAAAACACAATGTTATTAATGAAAATAGCTTTGAATTTGTCTTTGTGGAAATTGAATTAAAATAG
- a CDS encoding type II toxin-antitoxin system RelE/ParE family toxin, translated as MAKIIQVLQTATFKKAVKKLHKNQKADLDNAIKALIKDPLLGQQKKGDLSFLRVYKFKMIKQLTLLGYSYEDGTVTLELMALGSHENFYRDMKNIF; from the coding sequence TTGGCTAAGATTATCCAAGTTCTTCAGACAGCGACATTTAAAAAAGCGGTCAAAAAACTACACAAAAACCAAAAAGCGGATCTGGATAACGCAATCAAAGCACTGATTAAAGATCCGCTGCTAGGACAGCAAAAAAAAGGCGATTTATCCTTCCTTCGTGTTTACAAATTTAAAATGATTAAACAACTAACATTGCTTGGTTATAGTTATGAAGATGGCACGGTTACTCTCGAACTTATGGCGTTAGGCTCTCATGAAAATTTTTATCGCGATATGAAAAATATCTTCTGA
- a CDS encoding GNAT family N-acetyltransferase: MKYLETTAAEIPIELLLQADPSIENIALYMENGLVFAAVESDLVVGVIVAGFLTDKKMELYNVSVSEAFQKQGVGTKLMEFVLARLKSQGIARIEVGTGSFGYPLTFYQAVGFRVDSVVKDHFINKYPEPIFENGIQHKDMLRLYMNLE, translated from the coding sequence ATGAAATACCTAGAAACGACAGCAGCTGAAATCCCAATTGAACTCCTCTTACAGGCCGATCCCAGTATCGAAAACATAGCTTTGTATATGGAAAATGGATTGGTTTTTGCAGCAGTGGAGAGTGACCTTGTGGTGGGGGTTATTGTTGCCGGATTTCTAACGGATAAGAAAATGGAGCTATATAACGTTTCCGTTTCAGAAGCGTTTCAGAAACAGGGTGTTGGTACTAAGCTCATGGAGTTTGTGCTTGCTAGATTAAAGTCACAAGGCATAGCCAGAATTGAAGTGGGTACGGGGTCATTTGGTTACCCATTAACATTCTATCAAGCTGTTGGTTTTCGTGTTGATTCAGTAGTAAAAGACCATTTTATAAACAAGTACCCTGAGCCTATTTTTGAGAACGGAATTCAGCATAAAGATATGCTGCGTTTGTATATGAATTTGGAATAG
- a CDS encoding sensor domain-containing diguanylate cyclase — MQAPDLPENETSRLNNLRSLCVLDTPPEERFDRVTRIAKRMFNVPIALISLVDENRQWFKSCIGLDAVETSRDVSFCGHAILGSEPFIIPDASKDQRFHDNPLVTGAPYIRFYAGVPLSYVDGSKLGTLCIIDDKPHFLTNEDIEDLVELATMAQNELIATHIATTDELTNVLNRRGFMSQSHKQIASGDPLKKEIYTLAYFDLNGFKQINDQFGHQMGDKALKNFAALLQQKFRHSDIVGRLGGDEFVVLLRGATLEQGEQMMVRFKEAVQDFNKESKQPFELKFSVGLTTTHNQEMKPLETLIYEADQYMYQNKSKQSKAAH; from the coding sequence ATGCAAGCGCCTGACCTGCCTGAAAATGAAACCAGCCGATTAAATAACTTGCGCTCTCTGTGTGTGTTGGATACCCCTCCGGAAGAACGATTTGACCGTGTTACCCGAATCGCTAAACGTATGTTTAATGTGCCCATTGCCCTCATTAGCCTAGTGGATGAAAATCGGCAATGGTTTAAATCCTGTATTGGTTTGGATGCTGTGGAAACGTCGCGGGATGTTTCTTTCTGTGGTCATGCCATTTTGGGCAGTGAGCCCTTTATTATTCCCGATGCTTCGAAAGATCAACGCTTTCACGATAATCCCTTGGTAACTGGGGCGCCCTATATTCGTTTTTACGCAGGCGTGCCTCTTTCCTATGTGGATGGCAGTAAACTCGGTACTTTGTGCATCATAGATGACAAACCTCATTTTCTCACCAATGAAGACATTGAAGATTTGGTTGAACTCGCCACCATGGCGCAAAATGAACTTATTGCCACTCATATTGCCACCACAGATGAACTCACCAATGTCTTAAATCGAAGAGGTTTTATGAGTCAGTCGCACAAACAAATTGCTTCTGGCGACCCTCTCAAAAAAGAAATATATACCCTGGCTTATTTTGACCTTAACGGCTTTAAACAAATCAACGATCAATTTGGGCACCAGATGGGGGATAAAGCGCTTAAAAATTTTGCCGCCTTACTACAACAAAAATTTCGTCATTCGGATATTGTAGGCCGATTAGGAGGAGATGAGTTTGTTGTATTATTAAGAGGCGCTACCTTAGAGCAGGGAGAGCAAATGATGGTGCGTTTTAAGGAGGCGGTACAGGATTTCAACAAAGAATCAAAACAGCCCTTTGAACTAAAATTTAGTGTTGGTTTAACGACAACTCATAATCAGGAAATGAAACCTCTGGAAACCCTCATTTATGAAGCGGATCAATACATGTACCAAAATAAATCCAAACAGAGTAAAGCGGCACATTAA
- a CDS encoding dihydrofolate reductase family protein: MFIATSADGFIATNDGGVEWLETAGKTDVDLGEQSDMGFNDFIASVDCMIMGRGCMEKLASFNLTSEQWPYGNIRIIALSKSIKEVPENLKAWVEIYSGNVSALISELESAGFKHAYVDGGATITSFLNLKLINEMTITQAPILLGSGKPLFGQTNQPVKLENAQATAFTNDYIQTKYEVNYL, translated from the coding sequence GTGTTTATAGCAACAAGTGCAGATGGTTTTATTGCCACCAATGATGGTGGTGTTGAGTGGCTTGAAACTGCTGGCAAAACCGATGTTGACCTTGGTGAGCAATCTGACATGGGGTTTAATGATTTTATTGCTTCTGTTGATTGCATGATCATGGGGCGTGGTTGCATGGAAAAGCTTGCAAGTTTTAACTTAACCTCAGAGCAATGGCCATACGGAAACATTCGAATCATTGCTCTCAGCAAGAGTATTAAAGAAGTACCGGAGAACTTAAAGGCTTGGGTCGAAATCTATTCGGGCAATGTGTCTGCTCTCATCTCAGAGCTTGAGAGCGCCGGCTTCAAGCATGCTTATGTTGACGGAGGGGCCACTATTACCTCTTTTCTCAACTTGAAGCTCATAAATGAAATGACTATCACACAGGCCCCCATATTGCTTGGGTCGGGTAAGCCGTTGTTCGGTCAAACCAATCAACCCGTTAAACTTGAAAATGCTCAAGCAACAGCATTTACAAATGACTATATCCAAACCAAGTATGAAGTTAATTACCTGTAA
- a CDS encoding chorismate mutase yields the protein MESLDDYRDSIDNIDNAILAMFAERFKVTNKVGQYKAEQGLPAKDETREAAQFERISGLAETYGLDPEFARDLLRTVIDKVVQNHIDMSRIQSAKSHDK from the coding sequence TTGGAAAGCTTAGATGATTACCGGGATAGCATTGATAATATCGATAATGCGATACTGGCGATGTTTGCCGAAAGGTTTAAAGTCACTAATAAAGTTGGTCAATATAAGGCCGAACAGGGTCTTCCCGCAAAAGATGAAACACGTGAAGCAGCACAATTTGAGCGTATTTCTGGCTTGGCTGAAACTTATGGATTAGACCCCGAATTCGCGAGAGACTTGTTGAGGACTGTTATAGACAAGGTGGTACAAAATCACATTGATATGTCGCGTATTCAGTCTGCGAAAAGTCATGATAAATAA
- a CDS encoding methyl-accepting chemotaxis protein yields the protein MLSRLFKKSDSLDVDQQENALNDIQEVKNSETTQYNNTFDNFTQGVSSALNFLHNLLKFASTAGEAQDSLMREIDVRSNNLRTGLSQTREEIESSTHSASQVKEKTRQSVEQRTQAIRDELARISDELDTKAEGATKVLNTIEDIGKGIQLLALNATIEAARAGSHGRGFAVVAKEVGDLAKKTMARTNEAVKLIDLSAVTKSLHETMNTIGKELNALDGEIESSLSDIQARFSQMSDRLESISEHNAVVFELLEASKESSNRTVNKVDWAADVTQSLDSCLAMKGNAIEGKAIEDSINQFLQANHVHNTPAFDKLADIKKRGVIRVAVDSALVGVTFRPTPNASIQGLDAEYARAFADWLGVKCEFIEHPWDLLTELLFAGKEKGQPSADVVWCAVPPSDFYQGIAFSNTYTYLKFVLCRQANDTSVNNLSDLEGKVLGVVNDPAALVTLEEQGFRWAENENKPGGKIRLSNLIAYGDISRVHDALANGSIDAFAADHPVFHWASVNPDSPWYNKVEVVSSILPEPFYYSAVVSAEPASYTLLSAINEFIDEFKQSPQRLEIETEWQGAAIDHTLSYRDEVGNLNGIDEVYSLYLDNQKKYSLLEA from the coding sequence ATGTTAAGTCGATTGTTTAAGAAATCAGATTCCTTAGATGTTGACCAACAAGAGAATGCATTGAATGACATACAGGAAGTCAAGAATTCAGAGACTACTCAATACAATAATACCTTTGATAACTTTACGCAGGGTGTTTCTAGTGCGCTGAATTTCCTACATAATTTGCTCAAGTTTGCGAGCACAGCAGGGGAAGCTCAAGACAGTTTAATGCGAGAAATAGACGTTCGTTCAAATAATTTGCGCACCGGACTCAGTCAGACACGAGAAGAAATCGAAAGCAGTACGCATAGTGCCAGCCAAGTAAAGGAAAAAACACGTCAATCGGTTGAGCAAAGAACCCAAGCAATACGCGATGAACTGGCTCGTATCAGTGATGAGTTGGATACCAAAGCCGAAGGGGCCACCAAGGTACTGAATACGATTGAAGACATAGGCAAAGGCATCCAACTGCTGGCTCTTAATGCCACCATTGAAGCAGCACGTGCTGGCAGTCATGGACGTGGTTTTGCTGTAGTGGCAAAAGAAGTGGGGGATTTGGCCAAAAAAACCATGGCGCGTACCAATGAAGCGGTCAAGCTGATTGATTTGTCGGCTGTGACTAAATCACTTCATGAGACGATGAACACCATAGGTAAAGAATTAAATGCGTTAGATGGTGAAATAGAGTCCTCCTTGTCGGACATTCAAGCGCGTTTTTCACAAATGTCTGATCGCCTAGAAAGTATTTCCGAACATAATGCTGTGGTGTTTGAGTTACTTGAAGCCAGTAAAGAGTCCTCCAACAGAACCGTGAATAAAGTGGATTGGGCGGCGGATGTGACGCAATCACTCGATTCTTGCCTAGCGATGAAAGGGAATGCAATAGAAGGAAAGGCAATAGAGGATAGTATCAATCAGTTTTTACAAGCTAATCACGTTCACAATACCCCTGCATTTGATAAGTTAGCCGACATCAAAAAACGCGGCGTGATTCGTGTTGCGGTGGACTCAGCTCTGGTTGGTGTTACCTTTCGTCCCACACCAAACGCTTCCATTCAAGGTTTAGATGCCGAATACGCGAGAGCTTTTGCGGATTGGTTAGGTGTGAAATGTGAGTTTATTGAGCATCCTTGGGATCTGTTAACAGAGTTGTTATTTGCCGGAAAAGAAAAGGGTCAACCCAGTGCAGATGTAGTTTGGTGCGCGGTACCACCAAGTGATTTTTATCAGGGCATTGCCTTTTCAAATACCTATACCTATCTAAAATTTGTTTTATGTCGACAAGCCAATGACACATCGGTCAATAATCTCTCTGATTTAGAAGGCAAAGTACTCGGCGTTGTCAATGATCCGGCAGCGTTAGTCACTTTGGAAGAGCAAGGATTTCGTTGGGCGGAAAATGAAAATAAGCCGGGTGGCAAGATCAGGCTTTCGAATCTTATCGCCTATGGCGATATTTCCAGAGTTCACGATGCATTGGCAAATGGTTCTATTGATGCCTTTGCTGCCGATCATCCGGTATTTCATTGGGCATCGGTGAACCCCGACAGCCCTTGGTACAATAAAGTGGAAGTCGTTAGCAGCATTTTACCTGAGCCATTTTATTACTCCGCTGTGGTGTCTGCCGAGCCTGCTTCATATACCTTATTAAGCGCTATTAATGAATTTATTGATGAGTTTAAACAAAGCCCACAGCGTCTAGAGATTGAAACCGAATGGCAAGGTGCAGCGATTGATCACACCCTAAGCTACCGCGACGAAGTGGGTAACTTAAATGGTATTGATGAAGTTTACTCACTTTATTTGGACAACCAGAAAAAATACTCCCTGTTAGAGGCCTAA
- a CDS encoding immunity 22 family protein — MKTHEIFHFFLGRVSDHSKYSDFLEEHYGEDDDTPLSKFCESQGEYFIDQDFMEIGARENESSLEEFFKPYSYSEHWSNDVVEKAKSLQLLDTNVLLFVSKEEIENPKSVKGKGFELVYIGEYGYPI; from the coding sequence ATGAAAACACATGAGATCTTTCATTTCTTCTTAGGAAGAGTTTCAGATCATTCTAAATATAGTGATTTCCTGGAAGAGCACTATGGTGAAGATGATGATACTCCATTGTCCAAATTCTGTGAATCACAGGGTGAATACTTTATAGATCAAGACTTTATGGAAATTGGAGCGCGGGAGAACGAATCCTCCTTGGAGGAGTTCTTTAAGCCTTATTCATATTCTGAGCATTGGTCAAATGATGTAGTTGAGAAAGCGAAAAGCTTACAACTGTTAGATACCAACGTGCTTCTGTTTGTTTCAAAAGAAGAAATTGAAAATCCGAAATCGGTTAAAGGTAAAGGCTTTGAACTAGTTTATATCGGAGAGTATGGCTATCCAATATAA